A single Megalopta genalis isolate 19385.01 unplaced genomic scaffold, iyMegGena1_principal scaffold0109, whole genome shotgun sequence DNA region contains:
- the LOC143262298 gene encoding uncharacterized protein LOC143262298: MDRIKKKRTTERAAFTKALKAFDEAQTTPQDARTDIQDHTIEQEMGDAEEYQKNFLRAKWDVEQFISARADASNGSVLSGEKENKNTCHLPKTEIPKFSGNVRDWLRFWSLFKKIHENDTIDKEDKFQYLSQAIVPNSRADHVIRSFPATAQNYDKVIQILQNAMTPSKSVSLAVLYDTIESHLSALDTLGLTTDKCAAMLFPLVESSLPEELLRVWQRSARGAETSQGSSEKADPSRNRLDELLQFLAKEVESEERVTMASKGFSLKPQPESKVEKRREDPGRRRQRRDVPSATNVLTTKAEVYLKTLRLYLCNGENRSVVRVVVDDGSQHSYITKEAANRVGYESIGEQAMKHMLFGGKQSGIVQHKKYKIQLRDLEDRCLCTLSALDEEIICQKIPTVESGPWMQELKALGITLTDIDEVECAVAILIGADVAGKILTGRRHKLTCGLVAVETCLGWAVMGAITSPDKREDPVIVTTGMFVNSEKVADLWSLNVLGITDPLESASRETQMQKLREDFLETVTINQDGRFYLAGVA; the protein is encoded by the exons ATGGATAGGATCAAGAAGAAGAGAACTACGGAGCGTGCAGCATTTACGAAAGCACTGAAGGCTTTCGACGAAGCTCAGACAACACCACAAGATGCGCGGA CGGACATACAAGATCATACCATCGAGCAAGAGATGGGTGACGCAGAAGAGTATCAGAAGAATTTCCTAAGAGCCAAGTGGGACGTGGAGCAGTTTATATCAGCCCGAGCAGATGCATCAAACGGGAGCGTTTTGAGTGGTGAAAAGGAGAATAAAAATACGTGCCACCTGCCGAAGACAGAAATACCAAAGTTCAGTGGGAATGTGCGCGATTGGTTGCGGTTTTGGAGCCTCTTTAAAAAGATACACGAAAATGACACTATCGACAAAGAGGATAAATTCCAATATTTAAGCCAGGCGATAGTACCTAATTCACGCGCAGATCATGTAATTAGAAGTTTTCCGGCAACAGCACAGAACTATGATAAAGTGATTCAAA TTCTTCAAAATGCGATGACACCGAGCAAGAGTGTAAGTTTGGCGGTCTTATATGACACTATCGAGTCACATCTAAGTGCTCTCGACACGCTCGGTCTCACTACCGATAAGTGCGCGGCAATGCTGTTCCCTCTTGTGGAATCCTCATTACCAGAGGAGTTATTGCGCGTTTGGCAACGAAGTGCCAGGGGTGCTGAAACATCGCAAGGATCCAGTGAGAAGGCGGATCCGTCGAGAAATCGGTTGGATGAGCTACTACAGTTTTTGGCCAAGGAAGTCGAAAGCGAGGAACGGGTCACCATGGCTTCCAAGGGTTTTAGCTTGAAGCCCCAGCCAGAGTCGAAAGTGGAGAAACGTCGCGAGGATCCAGGCAGAAGGCGACAACGGAGAGATGTACCGAGTGCGACTAATGTACTGACGACGAAAG CCGAAGTGTACCTGAAAACATTGCGTCTTTATTTGTGCAACGGTGAGAACAGGAGTGTCGTTCGAGTGGTAGTGGATGATGGATCGCAGCACTCGTACATCACCAAGGAAGCTGCTAATCGTGTGGGATACGAGTCGATAGGGGAGCAAGCCATGAAACATATGCTTTTTGGTGGAAAGCAGTCAGGTATCGTGCAGCATAAAAAGTATAAGATACAACTGCGTGATTTGGAAGATCGTTGTCTGTGCACTCTCTCGGCACTGGATGAAGAGATTATATGCCAAAAAATTCCTACGGTAGAGAGTGGACCGTGGATGCAAGAGTTGAAGGCATTAGGTATTACACTCACAGACATCGATGAGGTTGAATGCGCGGTGGCTATTCTTATCGGAGCAGACGTAGCCGGAAAAATACTTACAGGTAGACGGCACAAATTAACGTGCGGATTAGTCGCCGTCGAGACGTGCTTGGGTTGGGCGGTGATGGGCGCTATAACAAGCCCGGATAAACGAGAAGATCCAGTCATAGTTACGACGGGAATGTTTGTCAATAGCGAGAAAGTAGCTGATTTATGGTCCCTAAATGTTTTGGGAATAACGGACCCTTTAGAAAGTGCCTCGAGGGAGACACAGATGCAGAAGTTAAGAGAAGACTTCCTCGAAACAGTAACTATAAACCAAGACGGCAG gttctacctagctggaGTGGCATGA